In Laspinema palackyanum D2c, the genomic stretch AGGGATTGGGGAGGATGTTTGTAGTAACGACTTCAGTCGTTGCTCTCCAGGGAATGGCGATCGCCATAACAGGAGCAATCCGAGGGTCTACCGCCTACTTGGGGAGGGGAGACCGGGCCTCAGATGGGCGTGACGAAAGCCAATGCTTTCGTCACGCGGTAACGACTAAAGTCGTTACTACGAACTTTCCCCATCTCCCCCAATCCCTTCATCCTACTAACAAATTTTCCTCTGGATAGCGGATGTTGGAGGGTTTGGGGTCTCCGATGATGGCGCTCATGAGCATGATTGTTCCCACGCGGCCTACATACATAGTGACGATGATTACCACTTGGCCTAGGGGGGAGAGAGTTCCGGTGATACCCATCGATAAACCGACGGTGGCAAAGGCGGAGATGACTTCAAAGAAAAGTTGGATAAATTCAATTTTGGGGTCGCTGATTGCCAGCAAAATGGTGGCTACTACGACGACCCCGAGGGAACTGAGGACGACGGCAACGGCTTTTAAAATCAGTTCTGGGGGAATTTGGCGTTCAAAGCAGAGTACCTGGTGGCGTCCCTGGAGTACGGAACGGGTGCAGCTTGTTAGGATGCGAACTGTAGTGGTTTTGATGCCGCCTCCGGTACTGCCTGGAGAGGCCCCGATAAACATTAAGGCAATGGCGATAAACAGGCCCGCTGTGGTCATTTGACCGATATCGATACTGTTAAATCCGGCAGTCCGGGTGATGACGGACTGGAACCAGGCACAGAGTAGCCGTTCGAGGAAATCTACATTTTCCAGGGTCCGGGGATTTGAGGATTCGGTGAAGAAAAAGGCGATCGTGCCTAGAATCAGGAGTAATAGGGTGGTACTGGTGACGATTTTAAAATGAAGGGAAAAGACGACCCGTTCGGGATTTCTGGAAATGCGATCGCGCAGCCACAGATACAGTTCCATAATGACTTGGTAGCCAATCCCCCCAAAAATCACCAAGAAGGTGATCACCAAATTCATGGGGATGGATCCGGCATAGCCCATTAAACTATCGGCAAACAAACTAAACCCAGCATTGTTAAAGGCGCT encodes the following:
- a CDS encoding TrkH family potassium uptake protein — its product is MTVARTICLGFLVIIAIGTILLLLPVSTSDGTWNNFVTALFTATSAVCVTGLIVVDTGTHYSGLGEFFIVLLIQLGGLGYMTANTFLLLLLGRRLGLRDRVAIQQSLDTAEMSGVVPLVQSIIAMTLVFELTGMFVLLLIFTPDFGFNYSLWLSIFHSISAFNNAGFSLFADSLMGYAGSIPMNLVITFLVIFGGIGYQVIMELYLWLRDRISRNPERVVFSLHFKIVTSTTLLLLILGTIAFFFTESSNPRTLENVDFLERLLCAWFQSVITRTAGFNSIDIGQMTTAGLFIAIALMFIGASPGSTGGGIKTTTVRILTSCTRSVLQGRHQVLCFERQIPPELILKAVAVVLSSLGVVVVATILLAISDPKIEFIQLFFEVISAFATVGLSMGITGTLSPLGQVVIIVTMYVGRVGTIMLMSAIIGDPKPSNIRYPEENLLVG